A region from the Nocardioides coralli genome encodes:
- a CDS encoding copper homeostasis protein CutC — MSKALLEVQVRSPRDVPGADEGGADRLHLVGEPADTGALSPEPQLTSAVCRDTELPVFCLLRLNDSWTTTGGELTRLAGLAEDYLGCGAAGVSFGFLDADLEVDTELCAALADRLPGVPWTFHEAFDLTLDATRSWARVVDLPGLVAVRSSGSPQGLAVGYDELLELASSSPRVASLVMPGGGLQGEHVPWFARAGVRAFHLGPQARPGGTLKADVDAAHVRSWRLLLDDAVARADRSVAG; from the coding sequence ATGAGCAAGGCCCTGCTCGAGGTCCAGGTGCGCTCGCCGCGCGACGTGCCCGGGGCCGACGAGGGCGGCGCCGACCGGCTCCACCTGGTCGGCGAGCCCGCCGACACCGGGGCGCTCTCGCCCGAGCCGCAGCTCACCTCCGCCGTGTGCCGCGACACCGAGCTGCCGGTGTTCTGCCTGCTGCGACTCAACGACTCCTGGACCACCACCGGCGGTGAGCTCACGCGGCTCGCCGGCCTCGCCGAGGACTACCTCGGGTGCGGTGCCGCCGGGGTGTCCTTCGGGTTCCTCGACGCCGACCTCGAGGTCGACACCGAGCTGTGTGCCGCGCTGGCCGACCGGTTGCCCGGGGTGCCGTGGACCTTCCACGAGGCCTTCGACCTCACGCTCGACGCGACCCGGTCCTGGGCCCGCGTCGTGGACCTGCCGGGCCTGGTGGCGGTCAGGTCGTCCGGGTCGCCCCAGGGGCTCGCGGTGGGCTACGACGAGCTGCTCGAGCTGGCCTCGTCATCGCCACGGGTCGCGAGCCTGGTGATGCCCGGCGGCGGCCTCCAGGGCGAGCACGTCCCGTGGTTCGCCCGAGCCGGGGTCCGCGCGTTCCACCTGGGGCCGCAGGCACGCCCGGGCGGCACCCTCAAGGCCGACGTCGACGCCGCTCACGTGCGGTCGTGGCGGCTGCTGCTCGACGACGCGGTGGCCCGGGCGGACCGGTCCGTCGCCGGATGA
- a CDS encoding HD domain-containing protein, which produces MTSALAGRWPLPELTRLRDELLAAYADDGRGYHDLRHLTEVLDRLGELGCDDPVVVLAAWFHDAVHEGREDDEERSAQWAERALPDPPAADVARLVRMTATHRPDAEDARGQLLSDADLAILAAPAERYAEYTRDIRREYAAVADADFAAGRAAVLRDLLAKPDLFHTDVARDRWEARARANVTAELDRLHD; this is translated from the coding sequence ATGACCTCGGCGCTGGCCGGGCGCTGGCCGCTCCCCGAGCTGACCCGGCTGCGCGACGAGCTGCTGGCGGCGTACGCCGACGACGGCCGCGGCTACCACGACCTGCGACACCTCACCGAGGTGCTGGACCGGCTCGGGGAGCTCGGTTGCGACGACCCCGTCGTGGTGCTGGCCGCCTGGTTCCACGACGCGGTCCACGAGGGCCGCGAGGACGACGAGGAGCGCTCGGCGCAGTGGGCGGAGCGGGCGCTCCCGGACCCGCCGGCGGCCGACGTTGCCCGGCTGGTGCGGATGACGGCCACTCACCGCCCCGACGCCGAGGACGCCCGCGGCCAGCTGCTCAGCGACGCCGACCTGGCGATCCTGGCCGCCCCCGCCGAGCGGTACGCCGAGTACACGCGCGACATCAGGCGGGAGTACGCGGCCGTCGCGGACGCCGACTTCGCGGCCGGCCGTGCCGCCGTGCTGCGTGACCTGCTCGCCAAGCCCGACCTGTTCCACACCGACGTCGCCCGCGACCGGTGGGAGGCACGCGCGCGCGCCAACGTGACGGCGGAGCTCGACCGGCTGCACGACTGA
- a CDS encoding DUF4031 domain-containing protein — MILIDPPLAAGRGRLWSHLASDSSYDELHHFAREMGIPERGFDRDHYDVPEEWYDAMVAAGAVPVSSRELVARLVTAGLRRRKREA, encoded by the coding sequence ATGATCCTGATCGACCCCCCGCTCGCCGCCGGTCGGGGCAGGCTCTGGTCGCACCTCGCCAGCGACAGCTCCTACGACGAGCTGCACCACTTCGCCCGCGAGATGGGCATCCCCGAGCGGGGCTTCGACCGCGACCACTACGACGTGCCCGAGGAGTGGTACGACGCGATGGTCGCGGCCGGTGCCGTCCCGGTCTCCTCCCGGGAGCTGGTCGCCCGGCTGGTCACGGCCGGGCTGCGTCGGCGCAAGCGGGAGGCGTGA
- a CDS encoding MFS transporter — protein MPDEARPRLLTRSFVLLGVADLAYFTAIGVAILALPLTVTGRIGSDEAGAGLAFGAFGVTALICRPFAGRLSDSHGRRPLMIAGATVCGVGMLLVPFVESLALVIAIRLLQGVAEAAFFVAGFALLADLAPPSRMGEALSYNSLGLYLGIALGPPLGEVLARTWSLDVAWYGATVLALLAAALTLLLREPPRTREGGGHGRLIHVPAIPLALGFFASLAAVSGFLAFAALHSREIGMSNTSTALLTYGLVVVGCRIAFARIPDRLPSLPLAAASLVAIGVGLTVMAAWQAPAGLILGVVIAALGVTFATPAFFSAIFATATPSERGAASGTASAFIDLGLGAGPVLMGLVARAEGIPAAFAIGAGIAFVGCAWTLLLARRVTRALRQSLGTSTQSAM, from the coding sequence ATGCCCGACGAGGCGCGACCGCGGCTGCTGACCCGCTCGTTCGTGCTGCTGGGAGTCGCGGACCTCGCCTACTTCACCGCGATCGGGGTGGCGATCCTGGCGCTGCCGCTGACCGTCACCGGACGGATCGGGTCGGACGAGGCCGGCGCCGGCCTGGCCTTCGGCGCCTTCGGCGTCACCGCGCTGATCTGCCGGCCCTTCGCCGGTCGGCTCTCCGACAGCCACGGTCGCCGACCGCTGATGATCGCGGGCGCGACGGTCTGCGGCGTCGGGATGCTGCTCGTCCCGTTCGTGGAGTCGCTGGCCCTGGTGATCGCGATCCGGCTGCTGCAGGGCGTGGCCGAGGCGGCGTTCTTCGTCGCCGGGTTCGCGCTGCTCGCCGACCTGGCGCCGCCGTCGCGGATGGGGGAGGCGCTCAGCTACAACTCGCTGGGGCTCTACCTCGGCATCGCCCTCGGTCCACCCCTCGGCGAGGTGCTGGCCCGGACCTGGAGCCTGGACGTCGCCTGGTACGGCGCCACGGTGCTCGCCCTGCTCGCGGCCGCGCTCACGCTCCTGCTGCGCGAGCCGCCGCGGACCCGGGAGGGCGGGGGGCACGGCCGGCTGATCCACGTCCCGGCCATCCCGCTGGCCCTGGGGTTCTTCGCCTCGCTGGCAGCCGTGAGCGGGTTCCTCGCCTTTGCGGCCCTGCACTCGCGCGAGATCGGGATGAGCAACACCTCGACCGCGCTGCTCACCTACGGGCTGGTGGTCGTCGGCTGCCGGATCGCGTTCGCGCGGATCCCGGACCGGCTGCCGTCGCTGCCACTGGCGGCCGCCTCCCTGGTGGCGATCGGCGTGGGGCTGACGGTGATGGCAGCCTGGCAGGCACCGGCAGGCCTCATCCTGGGCGTCGTGATCGCGGCCCTCGGCGTCACGTTCGCCACACCGGCCTTCTTCTCCGCCATCTTCGCCACGGCGACGCCCTCGGAGCGCGGAGCTGCGTCCGGGACCGCGAGCGCCTTCATCGACCTGGGACTGGGTGCCGGCCCGGTGCTCATGGGGCTGGTCGCCCGGGCCGAGGGGATCCCGGCGGCGTTCGCCATCGGCGCCGGCATCGCCTTCGTGGGCTGTGCGTGGACGTTGCTGCTGGCCCGGCGCGTGACGCGCGCGCTGCGTCAGTCGCTCGGCACCAGCACCCAGAGCGCGATGTAG
- a CDS encoding oxygenase MpaB family protein has protein sequence MTVRDRLGEAIFRVAAGPDGPRHRDRIHGRPGPRWFDPASPIGVVHGDASMFVGGVRALLLQALHPAAMTAVSEHSGYRGDMLGRLARTSRFLAVTTFGHEEDAERAATAVRAIHDRVVGTLADGTPYAASDPHLLTWVHIAEVDSFLVAHTAYGDRPLDAAGRDEYVAQTAVVARKLGAADPPRTEAELAERIEAFRPELAATDHAREAVDYLLRRPPLPLVARPAYGVLVGAAVGLMPAWTRAPLGLPRWPLAERTVVPVLGSAATRTIRWALSPGRDTARELAARREAGAA, from the coding sequence GTGACCGTGCGCGACCGGCTGGGAGAGGCGATCTTCCGGGTTGCCGCCGGCCCCGACGGCCCGCGGCACCGCGACCGGATCCACGGTCGCCCGGGACCGCGCTGGTTCGACCCCGCCTCCCCCATCGGCGTCGTCCACGGCGACGCGTCCATGTTCGTCGGCGGCGTGCGGGCGCTGCTGCTCCAAGCACTCCACCCGGCAGCGATGACGGCGGTCTCGGAGCACTCCGGCTACCGCGGCGACATGCTCGGCCGGCTCGCCCGGACCAGCCGCTTCCTCGCCGTCACGACCTTCGGTCACGAGGAGGACGCCGAACGGGCCGCCACAGCGGTGCGGGCCATCCACGACCGCGTCGTCGGCACGCTCGCCGACGGCACCCCCTACGCCGCCTCAGACCCGCACCTGCTCACCTGGGTGCACATCGCCGAGGTCGACAGCTTCCTCGTGGCCCACACCGCCTACGGCGACCGCCCGCTCGACGCCGCCGGACGCGACGAGTACGTCGCGCAGACGGCCGTGGTCGCCCGCAAGCTGGGCGCGGCCGACCCGCCCCGCACCGAGGCCGAGCTCGCCGAGCGGATCGAGGCGTTCCGACCCGAGCTCGCGGCGACCGATCACGCCCGGGAGGCCGTCGACTACCTGCTGCGGCGGCCACCGCTGCCGCTGGTCGCCCGCCCGGCGTACGGCGTGCTGGTCGGGGCCGCGGTCGGACTGATGCCGGCCTGGACGCGGGCGCCCCTCGGGCTTCCGCGGTGGCCACTGGCCGAGCGGACCGTGGTGCCGGTCCTCGGCTCCGCCGCGACCCGCACCATCCGCTGGGCGCTGTCACCCGGCCGCGACACCGCCCGGGAGCTGGCTGCCCGGCGCGAGGCGGGGGCCGCGTGA